In Natator depressus isolate rNatDep1 chromosome 17, rNatDep2.hap1, whole genome shotgun sequence, one genomic interval encodes:
- the MRM1 gene encoding rRNA methyltransferase 1, mitochondrial isoform X2, whose product MAFVVEMVPIFKFSIWKAARVSFAFSCNSHFQAVKHFSTQEKEPSQCASPPGFGNEGNSHHHGSHHLPMSGLGDAAQVMPKSHPPHKSYKGLARQKNLRWQWKSNMRSTEQAASSSEEFRNLREDDFSKERKRQVPKPMSIERTKGSEILFGIAPCSLALSQAKRDFFKLFLKSGSSCARPVMEEFVQRAEACGVPVHHVRRQVLDALCKVSKASAGAMEVLEVYSTDNLQRFLKAKTEEGWEVIGTVSKSEVEDKVPVISCLEFHWNKPTVLVLGNEGYGLSSETQSLCHRMLIIPPGRTLQPGIESLNVSVATGILLHSICSQKIK is encoded by the exons ATGGCCTTTGTGGTGGAGATGGTGCCGATCTTTAAGTTCAGCATCTGGAAAGCTGCAAGAGTTTCATTTGCTTTTAGTTGCAACAGTCATTTTCAGGCAGTCAAACATTTTTCGACTCAGGAGAAGGAGCCCTCGCAATGTGCATCGCCCCCAGGGTTTGGGAATGAAGGAAATTCACACCACCACGGCAGCCACCATCTTCCAATGTCGGGACTTGGGGATGCTGCACAAGTGATGCCCAAATCACATCCTCCTCACAAAAGCTATAAAGGTCTCGCCCGTCAGAAGAATTTGCggtggcagtggaagtctaaCATGAGAAGCACTGAGCAGGCTGCATCTTCCAGTGAGGAATTTAGGAACCTGAGAGAGGATGACTTTTCAAAAGAGCGGAAGAGACAAGTGCCAAAGCCTATGTCCATTGAAAGGACCAAAGGTTCGGAGATCCTGTTTGGCATTGcgccctgctccctggctttgTCGCAGGCAAAGAGGGACTTTTTCAAGTTATTCCTCAAGTCGGGCAGCAGCTGCGCACGGCCTGTGATGGAAGAGTTTGTCCAACGAGCTGAGGCCTGCGGGGTCCCCGTGCACCATGTCAGAAGGCAGGTGCTGGATGCCCTTTGTAAAG TGAGCAAAGCAAGCGCTGGAGCCATGGAGGTTTTGGAAGTATACAGCACAGATAATCTCCAGAGATTTCTGAAG GCTAAAACTGAAGAAGGCTGGGAAGTCATAGGAACAGTCAGCAAATCTGAGGTCGAGGATAAGGTCCCTGTCATCAGCTGCTTAGAATTTCACTGGAATAAACCCACTGTTTTAGTATTAG GGAATGAAGGGTATGGGCTATCTTCGGAGACACAAAGTTTGTGCCACAGGATGCTAATCATCCCTCCTGGAAGAACGTTGCAGCCTGGGATTGAATCATTAAATGTCTCTGTTGCTACtg ggaTTCTCTTGCATTCTATATGCAGCCAAAAAATAAAGTAA
- the MRM1 gene encoding rRNA methyltransferase 1, mitochondrial isoform X1, which yields MAFVVEMVPIFKFSIWKAARVSFAFSCNSHFQAVKHFSTQEKEPSQCASPPGFGNEGNSHHHGSHHLPMSGLGDAAQVMPKSHPPHKSYKGLARQKNLRWQWKSNMRSTEQAASSSEEFRNLREDDFSKERKRQVPKPMSIERTKGSEILFGIAPCSLALSQAKRDFFKLFLKSGSSCARPVMEEFVQRAEACGVPVHHVRRQVLDALCKGKVHQGVCLEATPLHFRSLEEAEASHVGVATGLGTQLIWLVLEQIQDPMNLGAVLRSAHFLGVDRVVTSQKDSCPLTPTVSKASAGAMEVLEVYSTDNLQRFLKAKTEEGWEVIGTVSKSEVEDKVPVISCLEFHWNKPTVLVLGNEGYGLSSETQSLCHRMLIIPPGRTLQPGIESLNVSVATGILLHSICSQKIK from the exons ATGGCCTTTGTGGTGGAGATGGTGCCGATCTTTAAGTTCAGCATCTGGAAAGCTGCAAGAGTTTCATTTGCTTTTAGTTGCAACAGTCATTTTCAGGCAGTCAAACATTTTTCGACTCAGGAGAAGGAGCCCTCGCAATGTGCATCGCCCCCAGGGTTTGGGAATGAAGGAAATTCACACCACCACGGCAGCCACCATCTTCCAATGTCGGGACTTGGGGATGCTGCACAAGTGATGCCCAAATCACATCCTCCTCACAAAAGCTATAAAGGTCTCGCCCGTCAGAAGAATTTGCggtggcagtggaagtctaaCATGAGAAGCACTGAGCAGGCTGCATCTTCCAGTGAGGAATTTAGGAACCTGAGAGAGGATGACTTTTCAAAAGAGCGGAAGAGACAAGTGCCAAAGCCTATGTCCATTGAAAGGACCAAAGGTTCGGAGATCCTGTTTGGCATTGcgccctgctccctggctttgTCGCAGGCAAAGAGGGACTTTTTCAAGTTATTCCTCAAGTCGGGCAGCAGCTGCGCACGGCCTGTGATGGAAGAGTTTGTCCAACGAGCTGAGGCCTGCGGGGTCCCCGTGCACCATGTCAGAAGGCAGGTGCTGGATGCCCTTTGTAAAGGTAAAGTCCACCAGGGAGTTTGCTTAGAGGCTACTCCTCTCCATTTTAGGAGCTTGGAAGAAGCTGAAGCTTCCCATGTTGGGGTTGCCACTGGACTGGGCACACAGCTGATTTGGCTGGTGCTGGAGCAGATACAGGATCCTATGAATCTGGGTGCAGTGCTGCGTTCCGCACACTTCTTAGGAGTTGACAGAGTGGTGACCAGCCAAAAGGACAG CTGCCCCCTTACTCCTACAGTGAGCAAAGCAAGCGCTGGAGCCATGGAGGTTTTGGAAGTATACAGCACAGATAATCTCCAGAGATTTCTGAAG GCTAAAACTGAAGAAGGCTGGGAAGTCATAGGAACAGTCAGCAAATCTGAGGTCGAGGATAAGGTCCCTGTCATCAGCTGCTTAGAATTTCACTGGAATAAACCCACTGTTTTAGTATTAG GGAATGAAGGGTATGGGCTATCTTCGGAGACACAAAGTTTGTGCCACAGGATGCTAATCATCCCTCCTGGAAGAACGTTGCAGCCTGGGATTGAATCATTAAATGTCTCTGTTGCTACtg ggaTTCTCTTGCATTCTATATGCAGCCAAAAAATAAAGTAA